Below is a genomic region from Sinobacterium norvegicum.
AATTCTAAACCATTGTGATGTATTTGGTTCATCTTCTACTTCACGTATTCTTTCTTTACTGTGAATATTTATGTCTCTCCCTATTAAAGCAATACTTCCAGAGGTATTCGAAAGCCTTCTGGTGAGTAATAAACTGGTCGTTATCGCTGAGCCGGGCGCGGGTAAAACAACGGGTCTGCCGTTGGCACTGTTGACGCAGCCGTGGCTAGGCGATAAAAAAATATTGGTGATACAGCCCCGGAGGTTGTCCGCTCAAACTGCAGCAGAAAGAATGGCGCAATCACTTGGTGAGAGCGTTGGGCATACGGTGGGTTATCGCACAGGTACCAAAAGTCAGTGTCGCTCATCCACTGTTATTGAAGTTGTCACCGAAGGTGTCTACATCAGAATGTTGCAATCGGACCCATCGATGGAGGGTTGGGGCGCGGTATTATTTGATGAGTTCCACGAGCGCAATGCCAATTCAGATTTATCATTGGCCTTGACTTTAGAAGCTGTCTCGCTCTTTTATGAAGATAAAACTTCACCAAAATTAATCGTCATGTCGGCAACGATGGAGGCGGAGCCTATCACTGAGCTCGTGGGCGGCTGCGAGGTGATTAGAAGCAAGGGTCGACAGTTTCCTGTATCGGTTCGCTACATGCCGTCGCCTTCAAGGGCGAGCTATTTCCAGCGCATGGAATTTATGGCTGAGGTGGTTGTTCAGGCATTGGCAGATTACAGCGGCGATGTTTTGGTCTTCGTGGCCGGGGTTGGCGAGATAAGTTGGCTGCTGAATGCGTTGTCCTCTGTAGATGCCGATGTCTATCCGCTGCATGCCAGCCTAGCAATAGAACAGCAACGGCGAGCTATCGATCCCTCGGCAAGACGTAAAGTTATTATCGCCACCAATATTGCCGAGACCGGCGTCACCATCGATGGTGTTGAAGTTGTCGTGGACAGTGGTTTTGAAAAAGTGGCAGAGTTCGATCTCAATACGTCGATGACCCGGTTAGAGCAAGTGGCAATATCGCGGGCTTCTGCTGATCAGCGCAAGGGTCGCGCAGGGCGGACAGCCGCGGGCTATTGTATTCGCTGCTGGTCGCAAGAAAAAACCTTGTTGGCTGCAAGGCCGGCAGAACTGATGCGTATCGATTGTTCTTCCACGATGCTTGAATTGGCAGCCTGGGGAGACAGTGATTTCAGCGCCTATCGATGGTTACAGCAGCCCAGTTCGGCCGCGGTTGCGGTTGCCGAGCATTCATTGCTCTCTATAGGTGCCATTGACGGCGAGACTGCGGTGACGGCATTGGGGGAGCGTATTACCCGTTATGGTGTTGAACCGAGAATTGCGGTCATGTTGGATTACGCTCAGCGTCAAGATGGTGGAGAGGTTGTACAGCAGGCGCTGACGCTTTGCGCAATATTGAGCGAGGCTGATATTATCGATCAGCAGCAGGCTGGGTCGGGTAGTCTGTTGGCTCGACTTGAGGTTGTTGCCTTCGGAGCGGGGCCGTTGAAAATACATCACAATCGCCTGGCTCGGGTGAAGCACCTGGCTAAGCAGTTGGCCAGAAAAGTGGGCGTGACGTGGCAGTACACTCATGTTGAGCCAGCTATTATTGCAGAGCTGTTGTTGCAAGCTTGGCCGGGACGCTTGGCTCGCCAGCGCTCTAAAGGGGAGGGCGAGTATTTGCTGGCCAGTGGTCAAGGCGCGATGTTGTCGGATAATGAAAAAGCACAATGGCTGTTTGCCCCTGTCATCATCAGTAGTCGCGGCATCAATCGTATAGGGCAGTTCTTGACGCTTTCAGATGATTTTATTAGCGAGCATATAAGGCCGCGAGCGACGGTAGCAACACGCTTCGAATTTGATCGCCAGTCAGAGTCTGTACGGGCCCGCCGAGTCACGCATTTTAATGCCATTGAACTGAGCTCAAGCTCTGAGGTTGATGTCGATAAAGATGCGCTGAGTCAGTGGTGGCAAAATTATATCGAGCAGGTGGGGGTCGAGTGTTTGCAGTTGTCACGACTGCAGGATTATCAGCAGCTAGTGGCAAAATTGGCAATATATCGCCAATATCATGACGATTTACCGTTGTTAGACTCGTCTTGGTTGATTGCACATTTAGACGATTGGTTTGTGCCGTATATCTCGGGGGTGAAGTCTCTGGCGCAGCTGCGAGCTGTACCCTGGTCTAGGCATATTCAGTCGTCATTAAGCTGGCAACAAATGAACATCTTGGAGAACCTGATGCCGGCCTCTTTTTTATTGCCCAGTGGGGAGCCGGCAAAAATTGACTATATTAATGAGGCTGGGCCCATTGTGCGGGGGCGAATACAACAGTTTTTTGGTCTCGACCGCTCCCCTTCATTGTTCAATGGCAGGCTGGCATTGATTGTCGATTTGTTGTCGCCGGCTAGGCGCTCACTTCAGATTACCTCCGACCTTAAGGGTTTTTGGCAGGGTAGTTATGAGTCGATAAAAAAGGAAATGAAGGGGCGTTATCCTCGGCATTATTGGCCAGACAACCCTCTAGAGGCGGAGCCAACCAATAGAACAAAGAAATCTGATGATCAACGGCGAAAGAAGCGATGATGGCCTTTCATTTGATTTCATGATCTAAATCGCTTCGCTCAATTAATTAAAGCTGGTATAACCTGTTCGTTTACAAAAACTTGTCTTGGAAAATGACTATGAGCGATGAATGTTTGAATACTCCGTTGTCACAACTGCATATTGAGCTCGGTGCCAAAATGGTGCCATTTGCCGGTTACAACATGCCGGTGCAATACCCTCTGGGTGTAAAGAAAGAGCATTTGCATACTCGCCAACAGGCGGGTTTGTTCGACGTATCGCACATGGGTCAGATCAAATTAACCGGCAGTGGCGCCGCCGCCGCTTTGGAAACCATTGTCCCGGTCGATATTATCGGCCTTAAACCGGGGCAGCAGCGTTATGCCTTTTTTACCAATGAGCAGGGCGGCATATTGGATGATTTGATGGTTTGCGCCGTCAATGATGGCTTGCTGGTCGTTGTTAATGCGGCTTGTAAGCATCAGGATTTAGCATTGATTACGGCAGCCATGCCAGACAGTGTCAAAGTCGATGTGGTAGATCGGGCTCTGATCGCCCTGCAGGGCCCCAAGGCTGT
It encodes:
- the hrpB gene encoding ATP-dependent helicase HrpB, whose protein sequence is MSLPIKAILPEVFESLLVSNKLVVIAEPGAGKTTGLPLALLTQPWLGDKKILVIQPRRLSAQTAAERMAQSLGESVGHTVGYRTGTKSQCRSSTVIEVVTEGVYIRMLQSDPSMEGWGAVLFDEFHERNANSDLSLALTLEAVSLFYEDKTSPKLIVMSATMEAEPITELVGGCEVIRSKGRQFPVSVRYMPSPSRASYFQRMEFMAEVVVQALADYSGDVLVFVAGVGEISWLLNALSSVDADVYPLHASLAIEQQRRAIDPSARRKVIIATNIAETGVTIDGVEVVVDSGFEKVAEFDLNTSMTRLEQVAISRASADQRKGRAGRTAAGYCIRCWSQEKTLLAARPAELMRIDCSSTMLELAAWGDSDFSAYRWLQQPSSAAVAVAEHSLLSIGAIDGETAVTALGERITRYGVEPRIAVMLDYAQRQDGGEVVQQALTLCAILSEADIIDQQQAGSGSLLARLEVVAFGAGPLKIHHNRLARVKHLAKQLARKVGVTWQYTHVEPAIIAELLLQAWPGRLARQRSKGEGEYLLASGQGAMLSDNEKAQWLFAPVIISSRGINRIGQFLTLSDDFISEHIRPRATVATRFEFDRQSESVRARRVTHFNAIELSSSSEVDVDKDALSQWWQNYIEQVGVECLQLSRLQDYQQLVAKLAIYRQYHDDLPLLDSSWLIAHLDDWFVPYISGVKSLAQLRAVPWSRHIQSSLSWQQMNILENLMPASFLLPSGEPAKIDYINEAGPIVRGRIQQFFGLDRSPSLFNGRLALIVDLLSPARRSLQITSDLKGFWQGSYESIKKEMKGRYPRHYWPDNPLEAEPTNRTKKSDDQRRKKR